One genomic window of Lepeophtheirus salmonis chromosome 5, UVic_Lsal_1.4, whole genome shotgun sequence includes the following:
- the Herc4 gene encoding probable E3 ubiquitin-protein ligase HERC4 isoform X1 — protein MYSWGLGNHGQLGLGAIEETNVGIPSLVNLDEDIDVISAGSEHTAVLTTEGKIYTCGSNDYGQLGHSSKQSRFEKVELLNSYSIKSVVCGGQHTLALDEWGKVFSWGSDTRGQTGHDDGNKDTPKIIKSLGLQNVAQIAAGHYHSLALTNKGKIYAWGDNTYGQLGLGRESGDKVVKPQVIESLIGVAPLMIAAGAEHSMIVTISGTVYSWGKNSYGQLGLGDVNNSYFPRQIRLLRSLIIKFISCGNDHSVVLTEDGGVFSFGQGRFGQLGHGSFNNELLPRKVMELMGTVVSQIACGARHTLALIPSRERLYSFGLGGSGQLGREAVENVNIPQIIYGPWVQPSGQPKRINRQHSSSGSSYIEENVALYTIGAGGNSSFATIRNLDKSNERLDFRTFYIFRSVLTLTPSIMIQIMSIDVDEMVDQVLLESLETIFQSTSCINASFLTDDHFNCSSKKHGIDLKAWNSEVFLPLSLCPRESIKNLIHDSIVNTLIPQLMSSPPDVEALRIYLILPLYKEMQNNPVIFRDLHYTFAERFLSLDKNPQRVIEKWLSMSNEEYFRNIVNIFKLALLESLKFEENKNYRTGSISKIAATFLLILRILNRVNSEKQNCIIPDEDFYMNEISEHFDLQSSYIFWLLNKHQTSTTTNHVCNFPFIFDAAAKTTLLEVDQGFQMHSAQQRATFQYWFNPGFGEPEAYSFLNLVVDRNNLVQTTLAIVNQLSPVDLKKPLRVKFTDEEAEDAGGVKKEFFLLLIREITDPKYGMFKKYDDGVIWFSSSCFEEPSMFLLIGVICGLAIYNFTIINIAFPLPLYKKLLGSEVGSLADFSSLSPTTATNFERMLQYKTSQEMEDLFLNFTLTEEVFGVNRVVELKPNGENIDVTLENRQEYINLYVDYILNKSVATQYDAFHKGFHKVCGGRVLDLFHAKELMALVVGNENYDWDELEKNTLYKSGYKKDSPTVLDFWSVFHELSLDDKKKFLLFLTGTDRIPIVGMKAVNLIIQRTTDTEYLPVAHTCFNILDLPDYNSRAILKKKLLISIECTQGFGLA, from the exons ATGTACAGTTGGGGCCTCGGAAATCATGGGCAACTAGGATTGGGAGCgattgaagaaactaatgttgGAATTCCATCGCTAGTTAACTTGGATGAAGATATTGATGTAATTTCTGCTGGTTCGGAACATACTGCAGTCCTTACTACCGAAGGCAAAATATATACTTGTGGCTCCAATGACTATGGAcaa tTAGGACATTCCTCGAAACAGAGTAGATTCGAAAAAGTGGAATTGCTCAATTCATATAGTATAAAGAGTGTAGTGTGTGGTGGACAACACACTCTAGCATTGGATGAATGGGGAAAAGTGTTTTCATGGGGTAGTGATACAAGAGGACAGACTGGCCATGATGATGGAAATAAAGATACACctaa gatAATTAAATCTTTAGGACTTCAAAATGTTGCTCAAATTGCAGCAGGGCATTATCACAGTCTAGCTTTAACTAATAAAGGTAAAATTTATGCTTGGGGTGACAATACATACGGTCAACTTGGTTTGGGTCGAGAATCTGGGGATAAAGTTGTTAAGCCACAGG tTATTGAATCTTTGATCGGCGTTGCTCCTTTGATGATAGCTGCGGGTGCAGAGCATAGTATGATTGTGACTATTTCTGGAACAGTTTATTCTTGGGGCAAGAATTCGTATGGGCAATTAGGCCTTGGAGATGTTAACAACAGCTATTTTCCAAGACAG ATTAGGTTACTCagaagtttaataataaaattcatatcaTGTGGCAATGATCACTCAGTTGTACTGACAGAAGATGGCGGAGTGTTTTCTTTTGGACAGGGGCGTTTTGGCCAATTGGGTCATGgttcatttaataatgaattattgccTCGAAAAGTCATGGAATTAATGGGTACTGTTGTTAGTCAGATTGCTTGTGGAGCTAGACACACACTTGCATTGATACCATCAAGAGAAAGGTTATACTCGTTTGGACTTGGTGGATCTGGGCAACTTGGAAGAGAGGCTGTTGAAAATGTCAATATACCTCAGATCATTTACGGACCATGGGTACAACCATCAGGCCAGCCAAAGAGAATAAATCGTCAACATTCTTCGAGTGGTAGCtcttatattgaagaaaatgtt GCATTATATACAATTGGTGCAGGTGGAAACTCTAGTTTTGCTACAATTCGAAATTTGGATAAGTCAAATGAAAGATTAGATTTTCGtactttctatatttttagatCTGTTTTGACTCTAACTCCTTCAATAATGATACAGATCATGTCCATCGATGTTGACGAGATGGTAGATCAAGTTTTGTTGGAAAGTTTAGAGACAATCTTTCAATCAACAAGTTGTATTAATGCATCATTTCTAACAGATGATCATTTCAATTGTTCTTCTAAGAAACATGGTATTGATTTAAAAGCATGGAACTCTGAGGTTTTTCTACCTTTATCACTATGCCCTCGAGAGtcaattaaaaacttaattcaCGATTCTATAGTTAACACATTAATTCCACAACTAATGTCATCACCCCCGGATGTGGAGGCTCTTAGGATCTACCTAATTTTACcattatataaagaaatgcAAAATAATCCTGTCATCTTTCGTGATTTACATTATACTTTTGCGGAACGGTTTTTATCTTTAGATAAGAATCCTCAACGTGTAATAGAAAAGTGGTTATCTATGTCAAATGaggaatattttagaaatattgtaaatatcttCAAATTGGCATTGTTAGAAAGCCTCAAGTtcgaggaaaataaaaattatcgtaCTGGATCAATAAGTAAAATTGCAGctacatttttacttattttacgAATATTAAACAGGGTTAATAGTGAAaagcaaaattgtattatacCGGATGaggatttttatatgaatgaaatatctgAGCACTTTGATTTGCAGAGTAGTTACATCTTTTGGTTGCTTAATAAGCATCAAACATCGACCACAACAAATCATGTATGTAACTTTCCGTTTATATTCGATGCTGCAGCTAAGACAACATTACTTGAAGTTGACCAGGGGTTTCAGATGCATAGTGCCCAACAAAGAGCGACGTTTCAATATTGGTTCAATCCTGGTTTTGGAGAACCTGAGGCGTATTCTTTCTTGAATTTGGTTGTTGATCGAAATAACTTAGTTCAGACAACTCTTGCCATTGTTAATCAACTTTCTCCTGTAGacttaaaaaaacctttacgTGTTAAATTCACAGATGAAGAGGCTGAGGATGCTGGGGGTGTAAAGAAAGAATTCTTTTTATTACTCATCCGTGAGATAACAGATCCAAAATATGGGATGTTTAAAAAGTATGATGATGGAGTGATATGGTTCTCTTCGTCATGTTTTGAAGAACcaagtatgtttttattaattggtGTAATATGTGGCTTGGCTATTTACAACTTCACGATTATTAATATCGCATTCCCTCTTCCCCTGTATAAGAAACTATTGGGTAGTGAAGTTGGAAGTCTAGCAGATTTTAGCTCCCTCTCACCAACCACTGCCACTAATTTTGAAAGGATGCTGCAATATAAGACTTCTCAAGAGATGGAAGatctctttttaaatttcacgCTAACTGAGGAAGTTTTTGGGGTAAATCGAGTTGTTGAATTGAAGCCAAATGGAGAGAACATTGATGTTACTTTAGAGAATAGACAAGAATATATTAATCTTTATGTTGACTACATACTAAATAAGTCAGTTGCAACTCAGTATGACGCTTTTCATAAAGGTTTTCATAAG gTTTGCGGTGGACGTGTACTTGATTTGTTTCATGCAAAAGAGCTCATGGCTTTGGTTGTTGGAAATGAGAACTATGATTGGGATGAGCTTGAAAAAAATACTCTCTATAAG AgtggatataaaaaagatagtcCGACCGTTCTTGATTTTTGGTCAGTTTTCCATGAATTGAGCTTAGACGACAAGAAgaaatttctactttttttaactgGTACCGATCGAATACCCATTGTTGGAATGAAGGCTGttaatttgattattcaaaGAACAACGGATACTGAATACTTACCTGTCGCACATacgtgttttaatatattagatCTTCCTGATTATAATTCTCGAGCCATActgaaaaaaaagcttttaatttCAATCGAATGCACGCAAGGTTTTGGTTTAGCTTAG
- the Herc4 gene encoding probable E3 ubiquitin-protein ligase HERC4 isoform X2 produces the protein MLGVTIHTVNLVWVENLGIKLLSHRKVIESLIGVAPLMIAAGAEHSMIVTISGTVYSWGKNSYGQLGLGDVNNSYFPRQIRLLRSLIIKFISCGNDHSVVLTEDGGVFSFGQGRFGQLGHGSFNNELLPRKVMELMGTVVSQIACGARHTLALIPSRERLYSFGLGGSGQLGREAVENVNIPQIIYGPWVQPSGQPKRINRQHSSSGSSYIEENVALYTIGAGGNSSFATIRNLDKSNERLDFRTFYIFRSVLTLTPSIMIQIMSIDVDEMVDQVLLESLETIFQSTSCINASFLTDDHFNCSSKKHGIDLKAWNSEVFLPLSLCPRESIKNLIHDSIVNTLIPQLMSSPPDVEALRIYLILPLYKEMQNNPVIFRDLHYTFAERFLSLDKNPQRVIEKWLSMSNEEYFRNIVNIFKLALLESLKFEENKNYRTGSISKIAATFLLILRILNRVNSEKQNCIIPDEDFYMNEISEHFDLQSSYIFWLLNKHQTSTTTNHVCNFPFIFDAAAKTTLLEVDQGFQMHSAQQRATFQYWFNPGFGEPEAYSFLNLVVDRNNLVQTTLAIVNQLSPVDLKKPLRVKFTDEEAEDAGGVKKEFFLLLIREITDPKYGMFKKYDDGVIWFSSSCFEEPSMFLLIGVICGLAIYNFTIINIAFPLPLYKKLLGSEVGSLADFSSLSPTTATNFERMLQYKTSQEMEDLFLNFTLTEEVFGVNRVVELKPNGENIDVTLENRQEYINLYVDYILNKSVATQYDAFHKGFHKVCGGRVLDLFHAKELMALVVGNENYDWDELEKNTLYKSGYKKDSPTVLDFWSVFHELSLDDKKKFLLFLTGTDRIPIVGMKAVNLIIQRTTDTEYLPVAHTCFNILDLPDYNSRAILKKKLLISIECTQGFGLA, from the exons ATGCTTGGGGTGACAATACATACGGTCAACTTGGTTTGGGTCGAGAATCTGGGGATAAAGTTGTTAAGCCACAGGAAG gtTATTGAATCTTTGATCGGCGTTGCTCCTTTGATGATAGCTGCGGGTGCAGAGCATAGTATGATTGTGACTATTTCTGGAACAGTTTATTCTTGGGGCAAGAATTCGTATGGGCAATTAGGCCTTGGAGATGTTAACAACAGCTATTTTCCAAGACAG ATTAGGTTACTCagaagtttaataataaaattcatatcaTGTGGCAATGATCACTCAGTTGTACTGACAGAAGATGGCGGAGTGTTTTCTTTTGGACAGGGGCGTTTTGGCCAATTGGGTCATGgttcatttaataatgaattattgccTCGAAAAGTCATGGAATTAATGGGTACTGTTGTTAGTCAGATTGCTTGTGGAGCTAGACACACACTTGCATTGATACCATCAAGAGAAAGGTTATACTCGTTTGGACTTGGTGGATCTGGGCAACTTGGAAGAGAGGCTGTTGAAAATGTCAATATACCTCAGATCATTTACGGACCATGGGTACAACCATCAGGCCAGCCAAAGAGAATAAATCGTCAACATTCTTCGAGTGGTAGCtcttatattgaagaaaatgtt GCATTATATACAATTGGTGCAGGTGGAAACTCTAGTTTTGCTACAATTCGAAATTTGGATAAGTCAAATGAAAGATTAGATTTTCGtactttctatatttttagatCTGTTTTGACTCTAACTCCTTCAATAATGATACAGATCATGTCCATCGATGTTGACGAGATGGTAGATCAAGTTTTGTTGGAAAGTTTAGAGACAATCTTTCAATCAACAAGTTGTATTAATGCATCATTTCTAACAGATGATCATTTCAATTGTTCTTCTAAGAAACATGGTATTGATTTAAAAGCATGGAACTCTGAGGTTTTTCTACCTTTATCACTATGCCCTCGAGAGtcaattaaaaacttaattcaCGATTCTATAGTTAACACATTAATTCCACAACTAATGTCATCACCCCCGGATGTGGAGGCTCTTAGGATCTACCTAATTTTACcattatataaagaaatgcAAAATAATCCTGTCATCTTTCGTGATTTACATTATACTTTTGCGGAACGGTTTTTATCTTTAGATAAGAATCCTCAACGTGTAATAGAAAAGTGGTTATCTATGTCAAATGaggaatattttagaaatattgtaaatatcttCAAATTGGCATTGTTAGAAAGCCTCAAGTtcgaggaaaataaaaattatcgtaCTGGATCAATAAGTAAAATTGCAGctacatttttacttattttacgAATATTAAACAGGGTTAATAGTGAAaagcaaaattgtattatacCGGATGaggatttttatatgaatgaaatatctgAGCACTTTGATTTGCAGAGTAGTTACATCTTTTGGTTGCTTAATAAGCATCAAACATCGACCACAACAAATCATGTATGTAACTTTCCGTTTATATTCGATGCTGCAGCTAAGACAACATTACTTGAAGTTGACCAGGGGTTTCAGATGCATAGTGCCCAACAAAGAGCGACGTTTCAATATTGGTTCAATCCTGGTTTTGGAGAACCTGAGGCGTATTCTTTCTTGAATTTGGTTGTTGATCGAAATAACTTAGTTCAGACAACTCTTGCCATTGTTAATCAACTTTCTCCTGTAGacttaaaaaaacctttacgTGTTAAATTCACAGATGAAGAGGCTGAGGATGCTGGGGGTGTAAAGAAAGAATTCTTTTTATTACTCATCCGTGAGATAACAGATCCAAAATATGGGATGTTTAAAAAGTATGATGATGGAGTGATATGGTTCTCTTCGTCATGTTTTGAAGAACcaagtatgtttttattaattggtGTAATATGTGGCTTGGCTATTTACAACTTCACGATTATTAATATCGCATTCCCTCTTCCCCTGTATAAGAAACTATTGGGTAGTGAAGTTGGAAGTCTAGCAGATTTTAGCTCCCTCTCACCAACCACTGCCACTAATTTTGAAAGGATGCTGCAATATAAGACTTCTCAAGAGATGGAAGatctctttttaaatttcacgCTAACTGAGGAAGTTTTTGGGGTAAATCGAGTTGTTGAATTGAAGCCAAATGGAGAGAACATTGATGTTACTTTAGAGAATAGACAAGAATATATTAATCTTTATGTTGACTACATACTAAATAAGTCAGTTGCAACTCAGTATGACGCTTTTCATAAAGGTTTTCATAAG gTTTGCGGTGGACGTGTACTTGATTTGTTTCATGCAAAAGAGCTCATGGCTTTGGTTGTTGGAAATGAGAACTATGATTGGGATGAGCTTGAAAAAAATACTCTCTATAAG AgtggatataaaaaagatagtcCGACCGTTCTTGATTTTTGGTCAGTTTTCCATGAATTGAGCTTAGACGACAAGAAgaaatttctactttttttaactgGTACCGATCGAATACCCATTGTTGGAATGAAGGCTGttaatttgattattcaaaGAACAACGGATACTGAATACTTACCTGTCGCACATacgtgttttaatatattagatCTTCCTGATTATAATTCTCGAGCCATActgaaaaaaaagcttttaatttCAATCGAATGCACGCAAGGTTTTGGTTTAGCTTAG